A window of Conger conger chromosome 13, fConCon1.1, whole genome shotgun sequence contains these coding sequences:
- the LOC133108300 gene encoding olfactory receptor 2AT4-like, translating into MSEGNGSAVTEFVIVGFPGLKAKYYGLASAVMFLVYVCTLLGNAIFLMLFTKDRSLHKPMYIIILNLVVSDILFSTTTLPKIIARYWFQAGTISFTGCFVQMYFVHYFGSVNSFVLFIMALDRYVAICHPLRYPMIMTNFNVCMLLATAWLISKAGPMMMVIRAYPLPYCASNRIVQCYCDHISITVLACTDRAPYGFPAFIAAMVVLLVPLAFIVFSYASIIVAVIWIASTEGRLKMLSTCSAQLIIIALYYLPRCFVYLASIVGIKFSRDLRIVIIMLYSLLPPMINPLIYCLRTTEVKQILLKKFRGQRVHVQRQNISTLCN; encoded by the coding sequence ATGTCAGAGGGAAACGGGAGTGCAGTGACTGAGTTTGTCATCGTGGGGTTCCCTGGACTCAAAGCTAAATACTACGGCCTGGCCTCTGCCGTCATGTTCCTGGTGTATGTCTGCACTTTGCTGGGAAATGCCATATTTCTCATGCTGTTCACAAAGGATCGCAGCCTCCACAAACCCATGTACATCATAATTTTAAACCTGGTTGTGTCGGACATTCTGTTCAGCACTACCACTTTGCCAAAGATCATTGCCAGATACTGGTTTCAGGCAGGAACCATTTCATTCACCGGCTGCTTTGTGCAGATGTACTTTGTGCACTATTTCGGAAGTGTCAATTCCTTTGTGTTATTCATAATGGCTTTAGACCGTTACGTGGCGATATGCCACCCTCTCAGATACCCCATGATCATGACAAATTTTAATGTGTGTATGCTCCTTGCCACTGCCTGGCTGATCTCGAAGGCTGGTccgatgatgatggtgatcaGGGCGTACCCTCTGCCTTACTGTGCATCAAACAGAATAGTCCAGTGCTACTGTGATCACATTTCAATCACAGTGCTCGCGTGTACCGACAGGGCGCCTTACGGCTTCCCGGCCTTCATTGCCGCTATGGTGGTACTGCTTGTGCCGCTGGCGTTTATCGTCTTCTCCTACGCCTCCATCATCGTGGCCGTGATCTGGATCGCCAGCACGGAGGGTCGCCTCAAAATGCTGTCCACCTGCAGTGCCCAGCTAATCATCATCGCCCTCTACTACCTCCCCCGCTGTTTCGTGTACCTGGCGAGCATCGTGGGAATTAAATTCAGCAGGGATCTGCGCATTGTCATCATCATGCTGTACAGCCTGCTCCCACCCATGATAAACCCACTCATATACTGCTTGAGGACTACGGAAGTGAAGCaaatcctgctgaaaaaattTAGGGGACAAAGGGTGCATGTGCAGAGACAAAATATCTCTACTCTTTGCAACTAA
- the LOC133108302 gene encoding olfactory receptor 2AT4-like yields MSEGNGSAVTEFVIVGFPGLKAKYYGLASAVMFLVYVCTLLGNAIFLMLFTKDRSLHKPMYIIILNLVVSDILFSTTTLPKIIARYWFQAGTISFTGCFVQMYFVHYFGSVNSFVLFIMALDRYVAICHPLRYPMIMTNFNVCMLLATAWLISKAGPMMMVIRAYPLPYCASNRIVQCYCDHISITVLACTDRAPYGFPAFIAAMVVLLVPLAFIVFSYASIIVAVIWIASAEGRLKMLSTCSAQLIIIALYYLPRCFVYLASIVGIKFSRDLRIVIIMLYSLLPPMINPLIYCLRTTEVKQILLKKFRGQRVHVQRQNISTLCN; encoded by the coding sequence ATGTCAGAGGGAAACGGGAGCGCAGTGACTGAGTTTGTCATCGTGGGGTTCCCTGGACTCAAAGCTAAATACTACGGCCTGGCCTCTGCCGTCATGTTCCTGGTGTATGTCTGCACTTTGCTGGGAAATGCCATATTTCTCATGCTGTTCACAAAGGATCGCAGCCTCCACAAACCCATGTACATCATAATTTTAAACCTGGTTGTGTCGGACATTCTGTTCAGCACTACCACTTTGCCAAAGATCATTGCCAGATACTGGTTTCAGGCAGGAACCATTTCATTCACCGGCTGCTTTGTGCAGATGTACTTTGTGCACTATTTCGGAAGTGTCAATTCCTTTGTGTTGTTCATAATGGCTTTAGACCGTTACGTGGCGATATGCCACCCTCTCAGATACCCCATGATCATGACAAATTTTAATGTGTGTATGCTCCTTGCCACTGCCTGGCTGATCTCGAAGGCTGGTCCAATGATGATGGTGATCAGGGCGTACCCTCTGCCTTACTGTGCATCAAACAGAATAGTCCAGTGCTACTGTGATCACATTTCAATCACAGTGCTCGCGTGTACCGACAGGGCGCCTTACGGCTTCCCGGCCTTCATTGCCGCTATGGTGGTACTGCTTGTGCCGCTGGCGTTTATCGTCTTCTCCTACGCCTCCATCATCGTGGCCGTGATCTGGATCGCCAGCGCGGAGGGTCGCCTCAAAATGCTGTCCACCTGCAGTGCCCAGCTAATCATCATCGCCCTCTACTACCTCCCCCGCTGTTTCGTGTACCTGGCGAGCATCGTGGGAATTAAATTCAGCAGGGATCTGCGCATTGTCATCATCATGCTGTACAGCCTGCTCCCACCCATGATAAACCCACTCATATACTGCTTGAGGACTACGGAAGTGAAGCaaatcctgctgaaaaaattTAGGGGACAAAGGGTGCATGTGCAGAGACAAAATATCTCTACTCTTTGCAACTAA